In Vigna angularis cultivar LongXiaoDou No.4 chromosome 8, ASM1680809v1, whole genome shotgun sequence, the DNA window gacAAACTTTTATGACTTAATAGTTAAATCTTGAATTCCTAACGTTTGAGgtgaacttaaaaaaaataaaaatgctaTTTTAGTAATACGTAAAATATTTGaggattataatattttttcaaaactgtttccagcctttaaaaatgaatttgagaaattaaactttttttacaaaataaaaaaattaggatttatttctaattttgaaGAGTAAAACCATTGATTTGTTGTGTTgagaaatggaaaaagaagaaaagaattgCCAAGACAATTTTACACGAAAGATAAGTGTTTAATAACATTATTCTTTTGATTTTACCCACAAGACAAGAAACAATTAACACAACACAATCAAGGAAACACTTCAGACAGTAGAAAGCCAAATACAGTACTTTGAAGGAAAAGCAGAAACAGATGATTGAGAGAAACAAAAAAAGCAGAAAGAAGTAAGGTGTCCATGAAAGGTAGAGTTGAGGAGATCAATATCTAACGAGTCATGGCTGATGCAACACGTGGAGCTTCCAGGTTAGCTTTTCTCATTCTTTCCTCGTTTGCCTTCCAACCTAGAAAAATACATATGCAACTAATTAGAGGACCTTGTCCAGAAACCAAATATGTGTGCGTAAGTTGTTGATTGAGTAATTATATATACCTAATGAGGGGTCAAGTCCACGGTTTTTAAGTTCCCTGTGCTCTTGGCAAATAGCACAAACTAAACAACAATAGTGAACGAAGCAATCTGAGTATGGTTCTTCAGGTAAGTTGTAGAGAGATCTTAGCTTGATTCTGAATTTGTATGAATATAAGCATCCCAATCCCAAACAGCCAAGCCCAAAAAATATCAAACTTGCACGTGTAGCAGCTGCCATTAATATTTTCAACACATTAGGAAACTAAGTAAAATATACTTTTGACTATGAAGTAACTTCCAAGTGGAACCATTTAAAGATTTCAGTTTACTCACATGTTCTTCCCTGGTCTATAATTTCCGCATTACGACCAAAGGTGAAACTAGGACAGAAAAACGTAAAACAACCTTGATGAAAACAAATGGGAGAATGTTAATATAAAAGACATAGTAATAAAAAAGACACGGTGTGAATAGAGAACTTACAATTTCCTTTGTCGTCAAAGCAATCGTATAAACCAGTTGTCCATTTCCCAGTTGGTGGAGCATTGCTGTTTCGTTGTTGTGCTATCTTACCTTCAACCTCGGACATTTTGAAGCAGATATAACAGACAcagaatatatttatatatcagaTTAAGAGATTAGAAACTCTATGCAACTTTTTCCTAGTTCACTACATTATCTTGCATATATATAGCCACTGGAAAAGCTCCACAGAgttgcattatatatatatatatatatatatatatatatatatatatatctatctatctaaGGCTGCATAATGAATAAGCTCAAAGATTGACATAAGagttattcaataaaattatcaatGTACTTGGTGATAATGGAAGAGGT includes these proteins:
- the LOC128193544 gene encoding protein PLANT CADMIUM RESISTANCE 7-like → MSEVEGKIAQQRNSNAPPTGKWTTGLYDCFDDKGNCCFTFFCPSFTFGRNAEIIDQGRTSATRASLIFFGLGCLGLGCLYSYKFRIKLRSLYNLPEEPYSDCFVHYCCLVCAICQEHRELKNRGLDPSLGWKANEERMRKANLEAPRVASAMTR